One part of the Vicia villosa cultivar HV-30 ecotype Madison, WI linkage group LG6, Vvil1.0, whole genome shotgun sequence genome encodes these proteins:
- the LOC131613302 gene encoding uncharacterized protein LOC131613302, producing the protein MGFAKGVYTHKKHAKHHPSAPTPSPVHSQSSYSFDSLDLDHHHKKHPRHHPSFPSPSPSQSTYTSSIDSIDLDRHHKRHHRHHPSTPIPSPVQSPSSFHIDSVDLDHHGKKHHHHHPSAPIHSPIQSPSSLINDSFDVDHHHKKHHRHHPSAPTPSPVRSQSSSSIDSLDLDRHHKKPKKHHHHHPPALTPSAF; encoded by the coding sequence ATGGGCTTTGCTAAAGGGGTTTATACTCACAAAAAACACGCAAAACATCACCCATCAGCTCCAACTCCATCCCCTGTTCATTCACAATCTTCTTACTCTTTTGATTCTCTTGATTTGGATCATCATCACAAAAAACATCCTAGACATCACCCATCATTCCCATCCCCATCTCCTAGTCAATCAACCTATACCTCCTCTATTGATTCTATAGATTTAGATCGTCATCACAAGAGACATCATCGTCATCATCCATCAACCCCAATCCCTTCTCCTGTTCAGTCACCATCTTCCTTCCATATTGATTCCGTTGATCTAGACCATCATGGCaagaaacatcatcatcatcatccatcagCCCCTATCCATTCCCCTATTCAGTCACCATCTTCTTTAATTAATGATTCCTTTGATGTGGATCATCACCACAAGAAACATCATCGCCACCACCCATCAGCCCCAACCCCTTCCCCAGTTCGATCACAATCTTCCTCCTCTATTGATTCTCTTGATTTGGATCGTCATCACAAAAAACCCAAGAAGCATCACCATCATCACCCACCAGCCCTAACCCCTTCCGCATTTTGA
- the LOC131613303 gene encoding uncharacterized protein LOC131613303, with the protein MAKILILIVVLLQVSSFMGFAKGVYTHKKHAKHHPSSPTPSHVHSQSSYSFDSLDLDHHHKKHPRHHPSSPSPSPSQSTYTSSIDSIDLDRHHKRHHRHHPSTPSPSPVQSPSSFHIDSVDLDHHGKKHHHHHPSAPIHSPIQSPSSLINDSFDVDHHHKKHHRHHPSAPTPSPVRPQSSSSIDSLDLDRHHKKPKKHHHHHPPAPTPSAF; encoded by the coding sequence ATGGCCAAAATATTAATCTTAATAGTAGTCTTACTTCAAGTGAGCTCTTTCATGGGCTTTGCTAAAGGGGTTTATACTCACAAAAAACACGCAAAACATCACCCATCATCTCCAACTCCATCCCATGTTCATTCACAATCTTCTTACTCTTTTGATTCTCTTGATTTGGATCATCATCACAAAAAACATCCTAGACATCACCCATCATCCCCATCCCCTTCTCCTAGTCAATCAACCTATACCTCCTCTATTGATTCTATAGATTTAGATCGTCATCACAAGAGACATCATCGTCATCATCCATCAACCCCAAGCCCTTCTCCTGTTCAGTCACCATCTTCCTTCCATATTGATTCCGTTGATCTAGACCATCATGGCaagaaacatcatcatcatcatccatcagCCCCTATCCATTCCCCTATTCAATCACCATCTTCTTTAATTAATGATTCCTTTGATGTGGATCATCACCACAAGAAACATCATCGCCACCACCCATCAGCCCCAACCCCTTCCCCAGTTCGACCACAATCTTCCTCCTCTATTGATTCTCTTGATTTGGATCGTCATCACAAAAAACCCAAGAAGCATCACCATCATCACCCACCAGCCCCAACCCCTTCCGCATTTTGA
- the LOC131613304 gene encoding uncharacterized protein LOC131613304, with protein MAKILILIVVLTQVSSFMGFAKGVYTHKKHAKHHPSAPTPSHVHSQSSYSFDSLDLDHHHKKHPRHHPSSPSPSPSQSTYTSSIDSIDLDRHHKRHHRHHPSTPIPSPVQSPSSFHIDSVDLDHHGKKHHHHHPSRPIHSPIQSPSSLINDSFDVDHHHKKHHRHHPSAPTPSPVRSQSSSSIDSLDLDRHHKKPKKHHHHHPPALTPSAF; from the coding sequence ATGGCCAAAATATTAATCTTAATAGTAGTCTTAACTCAAGTGAGCTCTTTCATGGGCTTTGCTAAAGGGGTTTATACTCACAAAAAACACGCAAAACATCACCCATCAGCTCCAACTCCATCCCATGTTCATTCACAATCTTCTTACTCTTTTGATTCTCTTGATTTGGACCATCATCACAAAAAACATCCTAGACATCACCCATCATCCCCATCCCCTTCTCCTAGTCAATCAACCTATACCTCCTCTATTGATTCTATAGATTTAGATCGTCATCACAAGAGACATCATCGTCATCATCCATCAACCCCAATCCCTTCTCCTGTTCAGTCACCATCTTCCTTCCATATTGATTCCGTTGATCTAGACCATCATGGCaagaaacatcatcatcatcatccatcacGCCCTATCCATTCCCCTATTCAGTCACCATCTTCTTTAATTAATGATTCCTTTGATGTGGATCATCACCACAAGAAACATCATCGCCACCACCCATCAGCCCCAACCCCTTCCCCAGTTCGATCACAATCTTCCTCCTCTATTGATTCTCTTGATTTGGATCGTCATCACAAAAAACCCAAGAAGCATCACCATCATCACCCACCAGCCCTAACCCCTTCCGCATTTTGA